In Streptomyces camelliae, the sequence GGTCCGCGAGGTACATCGCCATCGGGTCGTCGGCGCGCTCGCCGATCGGGAAGGCGGTGGTCGGGGTCGTCGGCGAGACGATGACGTCGACCTGCTCGAAGGCCTTCTCGAAGTCCCGCGTGATGAGCGTGCGGACCTTCTGGGCGGAGCCGTAGTACGCGTCGTAGTACCCGCTCGACAGGGCGTATGTGCCGAGCATGATGCGGCGCTTGACCTCGGGGCCGAAGCCCGCCTCACGGGTGAGGGAGGTGACCTCCTCCGCCGAGCGGCCGCCGTCGTCGCCGGTCCGCAGGCCGTAGCGCAGGCCGTCGAAGCGGGCGAGGTTGGAGGAGCACTCGGAGGGGGCGATCAGGTAGTACGCCGACAGCGCGAGGTCGAAGGACGGGCAGTCCAGCTCGACGATCTCGGCGCCCAGCTCCTTCAGCAGCGCGACGGACTCGTCGAAGCGCTGGATGACACCGGCCTGGTAGCCCTCGCCGCGGAACTGCTTGACCACGCCGACGCGCATGCCCTGCACGGAGCCGTTCTTCGCGGCCTCGACCACCGGCGGGACCGGGGCGTCGATGGAGGTGGAGTCGAGCGGGTCGTGCCCGGCGATCACCTCGTGCAGCAGGGCGGCGTCCAGGACCGTACGGGCACAGGGCCCGCCCTGGTCCAGGGAGGACGAGAAGGCGACCATGCCGAAGCGGGACACCGCGCCGTACGTCGGCTTCACGCCGACCGTGCCGGTGACGGCGGCCGGCTGGCGGATGGACCCGCCGGTGTCCGTACCGATGGCGAGGGGCGCCTGGAAGGAGGCGAGCGCGGCGGAGGAACCGCCGCCCGAGCCGCCGGGGATCTTGGTGAGGTCCCAGGGGTTGCCCGTCGGGCCGTAGGCGCTGTTCTCGGTGGAGGACCCCATGGCGAACTCGTCCATGTTGGTCTTGCCGAGGATGACGACGTCGGCGGCCTTCAGCTTCTTGGTGAGGGTGGCGTCGTACGGCGGGATCCAGCCCTCCAGGATCTTCGAGCCGACGGTCGTGGGCACGCCCTCGGTGGTGAAGATGTCCTTGAGCGCGAGCGGGACGCCGGCCAGCGGGCCGAGCTTCTCCCCGCGCGCCCGCTTCTCGTCCACGGCGCGGGCCTGGGCGAGCGCGCCCTCGCGGTCGACGTGCAGGAAGGCGTGCACCTTCTCGTCGACGGCCTCGATCCGGGCGAGGTGGGCCTCGGTGACCTGGACGGCCGTGAGCTCGCCGGAGGCGATCTTCTCGGCGATCTGCGCGGCCGTGAGCTTGATGATGTTGCTGTCCGTCATGGTGGTCACTCCTCCCCCAGGATCTGCGGCACCTTGAAACGCTGCTGCTCCTGGGCCGGGGCGCCGGAGAGCGCCTGCTCGGGGGTGAGCGAGGGACGGATCTCGTCCGGCCGCATGACGTTCGTCAGCGGGAGCGGGTGCGAGGTCGGCGGTACGTCTTGGTCGGCGACCTCGCTGACGCGGGCGACCGCGCCGATGATGTCGTCGAGCTGTCCCGCGAAGTGGTCGAGTTCTTCGGGCTTCAGCTCCAGACGCGCCAGCCGGGCGAGGTGGGCGACCTCCTCGCGCGTGATGCCAGGCATGCAGCGATCCTCTGGGGTGAGTGTGTGTGGTTTGGGGCCGGGGGCC encodes:
- the gatA gene encoding Asp-tRNA(Asn)/Glu-tRNA(Gln) amidotransferase subunit GatA encodes the protein MTDSNIIKLTAAQIAEKIASGELTAVQVTEAHLARIEAVDEKVHAFLHVDREGALAQARAVDEKRARGEKLGPLAGVPLALKDIFTTEGVPTTVGSKILEGWIPPYDATLTKKLKAADVVILGKTNMDEFAMGSSTENSAYGPTGNPWDLTKIPGGSGGGSSAALASFQAPLAIGTDTGGSIRQPAAVTGTVGVKPTYGAVSRFGMVAFSSSLDQGGPCARTVLDAALLHEVIAGHDPLDSTSIDAPVPPVVEAAKNGSVQGMRVGVVKQFRGEGYQAGVIQRFDESVALLKELGAEIVELDCPSFDLALSAYYLIAPSECSSNLARFDGLRYGLRTGDDGGRSAEEVTSLTREAGFGPEVKRRIMLGTYALSSGYYDAYYGSAQKVRTLITRDFEKAFEQVDVIVSPTTPTTAFPIGERADDPMAMYLADLCTIPTNLAGNAAMSLPCGLAPEDNLPVGLQIIAPALQDDRLYKVGAAVEAAFVEKWGHPLLEEAPSL
- the gatC gene encoding Asp-tRNA(Asn)/Glu-tRNA(Gln) amidotransferase subunit GatC, whose protein sequence is MPGITREEVAHLARLARLELKPEELDHFAGQLDDIIGAVARVSEVADQDVPPTSHPLPLTNVMRPDEIRPSLTPEQALSGAPAQEQQRFKVPQILGEE